A window of Paenibacillus sp. 19GGS1-52 contains these coding sequences:
- a CDS encoding ABC transporter ATP-binding protein yields MLITETLTIRDLAYAYAHSSQSSVFAEVSMHIHQGEFISVVGASGCGKSTLFKIIAGLLEPTSGEINFHSEVSYSTRLGQIAYMPQQDLLLPWRTVLDNCLLPWELKLKRDQSKKESIAQIRGMLQRLGLAELEDAYPQELSGGMKQRVAFLRTLVAGGNLMLLDEPFGALDAMTKREMHKWLLELWSELDKTVLFITHDLEEALLLSDRIYLMTGGLAGGIQEFIVDLPRPRHYKQNYEPRFIALREDLERRLYETHTY; encoded by the coding sequence TTGCTCATTACGGAAACACTTACGATTCGAGATTTGGCCTATGCTTATGCTCATTCTTCACAGTCCTCAGTATTCGCGGAAGTATCTATGCATATCCATCAGGGAGAGTTCATCTCTGTGGTAGGCGCCAGCGGATGCGGAAAAAGCACATTATTCAAGATCATTGCTGGTTTATTGGAACCTACTAGCGGAGAAATTAACTTTCACAGTGAAGTTTCCTACTCTACCCGCTTGGGCCAAATCGCTTACATGCCTCAGCAGGATCTGTTATTGCCCTGGCGGACGGTATTGGACAACTGTCTCTTGCCCTGGGAGCTAAAGCTGAAGCGGGACCAGAGCAAAAAAGAGAGTATCGCTCAGATTCGCGGGATGTTGCAGCGTTTGGGTCTAGCAGAGCTTGAAGATGCTTATCCGCAGGAGCTGTCAGGCGGTATGAAGCAACGGGTTGCTTTTCTCAGAACACTTGTTGCCGGAGGAAATCTGATGCTGCTGGACGAGCCCTTTGGTGCCCTTGACGCTATGACTAAACGAGAAATGCACAAATGGCTGCTGGAGTTGTGGAGCGAGCTAGATAAGACGGTGTTATTCATTACACATGATCTTGAAGAAGCCCTGCTGCTCAGTGACCGCATCTATCTGATGACTGGTGGCTTAGCGGGTGGAATTCAGGAATTCATTGTCGATTTACCAAGACCGAGACATTACAAGCAGAACTATGAGCCGCGGTTTATTGCCCTGCGTGAGGATTTGGAGCGGAGACTGTATGAGACCCACACTTATTAA
- a CDS encoding ABC transporter permease, translating to MRPTLIKKLLSDYGPFILLVLLILILWELVVQLGFIPSFILPAPTSIWMALFTHRKLLFGQHLLATLQEVLLGFMMSVTCGTLLGIGMHMFRPLQKALYPFLIISQTIPLIALSPIFIMWFGYTLWSKVAVVFLTAFFPIVVATYDGLHKSDRAYEELLLTMGASRWQVLRTLGLPLALPSFFSGLKLSIVYCVIGATIGEWLGGSQGLGYYSRRMAGSMQSDEMFAAVFLLSALGIALFLGIALLEKITFKKRGSYR from the coding sequence ATGAGACCCACACTTATTAAAAAGCTGCTGTCGGACTACGGTCCCTTCATCTTGCTTGTCCTTCTAATACTGATCCTCTGGGAGTTGGTGGTACAGCTGGGCTTCATTCCGTCTTTCATCCTTCCTGCACCGACGTCGATCTGGATGGCCCTGTTCACGCACCGTAAACTATTGTTCGGGCAGCATCTGCTGGCAACACTTCAAGAGGTATTGCTAGGCTTCATGATGTCGGTTACCTGCGGCACACTGCTGGGCATTGGAATGCACATGTTCCGCCCGCTTCAAAAGGCTCTGTATCCCTTTCTGATCATCAGTCAGACGATTCCGTTAATTGCCCTCTCACCTATCTTCATTATGTGGTTCGGTTATACGCTGTGGAGCAAGGTTGCTGTCGTGTTCCTGACCGCCTTTTTCCCGATTGTCGTCGCTACCTATGACGGCCTGCATAAAAGTGATCGAGCTTACGAAGAACTGCTGTTAACGATGGGCGCCTCTCGCTGGCAAGTACTCAGGACCCTTGGGCTCCCGCTGGCGCTGCCCTCCTTCTTCTCCGGCCTAAAGCTGTCCATCGTCTATTGCGTTATCGGCGCTACGATTGGAGAATGGCTTGGCGGCAGCCAAGGACTTGGTTATTACAGCCGCCGGATGGCGGGGAGTATGCAGAGTGACGAGATGTTTGCCGCTGTATTCCTACTCTCAGCACTTGGGATTGCATTGTTTCTGGGCATAGCCCTGCTCGAAAAGATTACTTTTAAGAAAAGAGGCTCTTATCGATGA
- a CDS encoding ABC transporter substrate-binding protein → MISSRKSHKLLLPVISLCLVLLLSGCGNNEQSEPATANSPPSESTQPHKLTLMLDWYPNAVHSFLYAAEQNGYFTEEGLDVEIKMPADSNDALKLVAANQIDLALSYQPQVLMARAEKIPVKSIAAIVRHPLNHLMVPADSGISSPKDLAGKNIGYSSIPLYEAMVRTMIKSDGGDPQASNLIDVGFDLIPAITTGQVDGIMGGFINHEQLILEKEGHPVTSINPTDYGVPDYYELVLVASEQGLQNSEAYFTKFMKAITKGQQFVQEHPDQALAQLLKHEDATSPLDQTIEQASLQILLPLMDAGEEPFGYQDPASWEKVHQWLSENGLLSSEIKTEDAFINLK, encoded by the coding sequence ATGATTTCTTCCCGCAAATCACACAAATTGTTGCTGCCCGTAATTTCCCTCTGTCTCGTTCTGCTCTTGAGTGGCTGTGGAAATAATGAACAATCAGAACCGGCAACTGCTAATTCTCCCCCAAGTGAATCTACTCAACCTCATAAGCTGACGTTAATGCTCGACTGGTATCCCAATGCGGTGCATTCGTTTCTGTACGCTGCAGAGCAGAATGGATATTTTACCGAGGAAGGATTGGACGTTGAAATCAAAATGCCCGCCGACAGCAATGATGCTCTGAAGCTCGTTGCCGCGAATCAAATTGATCTGGCCCTCAGCTACCAGCCCCAAGTGCTTATGGCCCGTGCTGAGAAGATCCCTGTTAAATCTATTGCGGCCATCGTTAGGCATCCTCTGAATCATCTCATGGTTCCAGCCGACAGCGGAATTAGCAGTCCCAAAGATTTAGCTGGAAAAAATATTGGCTATTCCTCCATCCCGCTATACGAAGCAATGGTTCGCACCATGATCAAAAGTGATGGTGGTGATCCTCAGGCAAGCAACTTGATCGATGTAGGCTTTGACTTGATTCCCGCTATTACCACAGGACAGGTAGATGGAATTATGGGTGGATTTATCAATCACGAACAGCTGATTCTGGAAAAAGAAGGCCATCCTGTCACCTCGATAAACCCAACGGATTACGGTGTTCCTGACTATTACGAACTTGTGCTTGTAGCCAGTGAGCAAGGCTTGCAGAATTCTGAAGCCTATTTCACCAAATTCATGAAGGCGATCACGAAGGGTCAACAGTTCGTTCAGGAGCATCCGGATCAGGCACTCGCTCAACTGCTGAAGCATGAAGATGCAACTTCACCCCTCGACCAAACCATCGAGCAGGCAAGCTTGCAGATTCTATTGCCACTTATGGATGCTGGAGAAGAACCCTTTGGATATCAGGACCCCGCATCTTGGGAAAAGGTACATCAGTGGCTGAGTGAGAATGGATTGCTGTCCTCTGAGATCAAGACTGAGGATGCATTCATTAATCTCAAGTAA
- the thiM gene encoding hydroxyethylthiazole kinase, protein MSYLTKVREQNPLIHNITNIVVTNFTANGLLALGASPFMADAHEEVADVAKMSAAVVLNIGTLNEHAIQSMILAGKSANTHGVPVVLDPVGAGATAYRTEITHKLISEMQITALRGNVAEVAHVAGEQWSIKGVDAGEGEGDVVALAQKAARKLGCIVIITGKEDVITDGEVTFIASNGHPILTKVTGTGCLLSSVVGAFLAVGGQSALEAAAEAISFYGVAAEIAAEATSGQGPGSFQIEFLNQLALVTPEVFLEKSRLQKQ, encoded by the coding sequence ATGAGTTATCTAACTAAAGTCCGCGAGCAAAACCCATTGATTCACAACATCACCAATATCGTCGTAACCAATTTTACAGCAAACGGCTTGTTGGCTCTGGGAGCTTCCCCATTTATGGCCGATGCCCATGAAGAAGTCGCCGATGTGGCCAAAATGTCAGCTGCCGTTGTTCTTAATATCGGGACCTTAAACGAGCATGCGATTCAATCTATGATTCTAGCGGGTAAATCAGCTAATACGCATGGCGTACCTGTGGTCCTTGACCCTGTAGGTGCTGGAGCAACAGCCTATCGGACAGAGATTACGCACAAACTGATTAGCGAAATGCAGATTACGGCGCTTCGGGGCAATGTAGCCGAAGTTGCCCATGTAGCCGGTGAACAATGGTCGATTAAAGGTGTGGATGCCGGGGAAGGTGAAGGTGATGTAGTAGCCTTGGCGCAAAAAGCCGCTCGCAAGCTCGGCTGTATCGTGATCATTACCGGTAAGGAGGATGTCATTACGGACGGAGAAGTTACCTTCATCGCCAGTAACGGACATCCTATTCTGACAAAAGTAACCGGCACTGGCTGCCTGCTCAGCTCAGTCGTAGGTGCGTTTCTGGCTGTGGGTGGACAATCCGCGCTGGAAGCGGCGGCTGAAGCTATTTCCTTCTACGGCGTGGCCGCGGAGATTGCTGCTGAAGCCACTTCAGGGCAGGGACCAGGAAGCTTCCAGATCGAGTTCCTGAATCAATTGGCGCTCGTTACACCTGAAGTATTCCTAGAGAAATCTCGTCTGCAGAAGCAATAA
- the thiD gene encoding bifunctional hydroxymethylpyrimidine kinase/phosphomethylpyrimidine kinase — translation MKVYKALTIAGSDSGGGAGIQADLKTFQEQGVYGMSAITAVTAQNTLGVQGVYPLGPEAVAQQLDSIGVDLEPDAVKTGMLFSSEIIRIVAVKVQQYGWRKLVIDPVMVAKGGSALLQQEAVQSLITLLIPLALVTTPNIPEAEILTGQKIVSLQDREAAAQIILDMGSRYVVLKGGHDAGTEGAVDLLYDGQEFIYMESKRIETRHTHGTGCTYSAVVTAELAKGAAVPAAIHTAKAFIQAAIEEGLGIGGGHGPTNHFAYQNRLRGARYGAH, via the coding sequence ATGAAGGTATACAAAGCCTTAACCATCGCCGGCTCGGATAGTGGTGGTGGTGCGGGGATTCAAGCCGATCTCAAAACCTTTCAGGAGCAGGGTGTATACGGCATGTCGGCAATAACAGCTGTAACTGCCCAGAACACGCTTGGTGTGCAGGGAGTTTATCCACTGGGACCAGAGGCTGTCGCTCAGCAATTGGACTCCATTGGAGTAGATCTGGAGCCGGATGCTGTGAAGACCGGTATGTTGTTCAGCAGCGAAATTATCCGCATTGTGGCTGTTAAGGTTCAGCAATATGGCTGGCGCAAGCTCGTCATTGATCCTGTGATGGTTGCCAAGGGCGGCTCTGCGTTATTGCAGCAGGAGGCTGTACAATCGCTAATCACCCTTCTGATCCCTCTTGCGTTAGTAACGACGCCCAATATTCCGGAAGCTGAAATTCTGACAGGCCAGAAGATTGTAAGCCTGCAAGACCGTGAAGCAGCGGCTCAAATCATCCTTGATATGGGCTCACGATATGTAGTTCTAAAGGGCGGACATGACGCTGGAACCGAAGGCGCAGTAGACCTTCTGTACGATGGGCAGGAGTTCATCTATATGGAGAGCAAGAGGATCGAGACCAGACATACGCATGGTACCGGCTGTACCTACTCGGCGGTAGTAACCGCTGAGCTCGCTAAAGGAGCAGCCGTGCCAGCGGCGATTCATACGGCCAAAGCCTTCATTCAGGCGGCCATTGAAGAGGGTCTGGGCATAGGCGGTGGACATGGACCGACGAACCATTTTGCCTACCAAAACAGATTGCGGGGTGCTCGTTATGGAGCGCATTAA
- the thiE gene encoding thiamine phosphate synthase, giving the protein MERINSDVLRRLLKVYFIMGSINCRKSPEEVLSEAISGGITMFQFREKGPGALTGDARLELARKLQQLCRTHGVPFIVNDDIELAIALDADGIHVGQDDEPAKAIRQRIGIEKIIGVSAHSLYEARQAITDGADYLGIGPIYPTSSKDDAEAVQGTFVIERVRNSRIAIPLVGIGGITVHNALPVINAGADGVSIISAVAGAEDVRAAAQSFVKVIQG; this is encoded by the coding sequence ATGGAGCGCATTAACAGTGATGTCCTGCGCAGGCTGCTGAAGGTGTACTTCATTATGGGCAGCATCAATTGCCGTAAATCCCCGGAAGAGGTTCTGAGCGAAGCTATCTCCGGCGGTATTACAATGTTCCAATTTCGTGAAAAAGGACCCGGAGCGCTCACAGGCGATGCCCGATTGGAGTTAGCTCGAAAGCTCCAGCAGCTTTGCCGAACTCACGGTGTACCATTTATCGTTAACGACGATATTGAACTGGCAATTGCCCTGGATGCGGACGGCATTCATGTAGGACAGGACGATGAACCCGCCAAGGCGATCCGACAGCGGATTGGAATAGAGAAGATCATTGGTGTTTCCGCCCACTCTCTATATGAGGCACGTCAGGCGATCACAGACGGTGCAGATTACCTGGGGATTGGCCCGATCTATCCCACCTCCTCCAAGGACGATGCGGAGGCCGTTCAAGGCACTTTTGTAATTGAAAGAGTGCGGAATAGCCGCATTGCCATTCCTCTGGTTGGTATTGGCGGGATTACTGTACATAATGCCCTACCCGTAATTAACGCAGGAGCTGATGGAGTTTCAATCATATCCGCCGTTGCCGGTGCCGAAGATGTGCGCGCCGCTGCACAGAGCTTTGTGAAAGTCATACAAGGGTAA
- a CDS encoding MarR family transcriptional regulator yields MVDKQQTIEVYNSFFAVARQLKKLAHQSAANLGLTVHQIGILNSIRTDPGLTQKEVTERLVFAKSRVSLHIDALVEKGLATREASELDRRETKLYVTTDGDQLCLRYNEEAYSHKVLEIALQRYSKEELDSLVAMHKQILAQL; encoded by the coding sequence ATGGTGGATAAGCAACAGACCATAGAGGTCTATAATTCTTTTTTTGCCGTAGCTCGTCAGCTCAAGAAGCTGGCCCATCAAAGCGCTGCTAACCTTGGGCTGACCGTACATCAGATTGGAATCTTAAATTCCATTCGCACCGACCCTGGTTTAACGCAAAAGGAAGTAACCGAACGTCTCGTATTTGCCAAAAGCAGGGTAAGCCTCCATATTGATGCTCTGGTCGAAAAAGGGCTCGCTACCCGTGAGGCTTCCGAACTGGACCGCAGAGAAACCAAGTTATATGTAACTACTGACGGTGACCAATTATGTCTGCGGTATAACGAGGAAGCCTATTCGCACAAGGTGCTGGAAATAGCTCTGCAGCGTTATTCTAAGGAAGAACTGGATTCCCTTGTGGCAATGCACAAACAAATACTGGCTCAATTATAA
- a CDS encoding ABC transporter ATP-binding protein yields MAKGAGGPGSSMGIGFGRMKFDDDELKGHKPNISKAMLIRISSYFKPYWKQTLLVMVILSISSFLGILPPLLIQRIIDRALPNKDFHLLLLLVLASLGTTVVSGLIGVLQNYLNSYISQNIVFDMKNQMYQHLQQMPLQFYSSVKQGEVITRMTSDISGIQGVFSSTVVNFASNLFILVTTGVTLFVMNWKLALLGIIVVPLFIFPTRKMGNVRWKLAKQTQEKVSEQNQIIQETLSISGYMLMKLFTKEAQEFKGFRTINAESTRLQIRESTAGRWFMMTLTTFTSIGPMLIYLYGGYLFIQGDLTVGSIIAFVALLGRLYGPVGQMTNLYVDIRRSIALFERIFDYFDMEPLIVDQPQAVAMNTMGKDITFEHVSFAYQKDKPALSNITFTAVSGTMTALVGPSGAGKTTITHLIPRMYELDAGHIRIGGIDIRKLTLESLRSQIGLVTQDTYLFNGTIKENLLYASSDATDQDIIEACKAAYIHDFIVELPEGYDTVVGNRGIKLSGGEKQRISIARVLLKNPAIIIMDEATSSLDTISEFYIQQAMYKLLQNKTSIVIAHRLSTIMAADKILVVQQGAIAEEGSHEQLLEKRGVYKDLYDKQFERKIFA; encoded by the coding sequence ATGGCAAAAGGTGCTGGAGGACCGGGCAGCAGCATGGGAATAGGCTTTGGGCGCATGAAATTCGATGACGATGAATTAAAAGGGCACAAGCCGAATATTTCCAAAGCTATGCTGATCCGCATATCCTCTTATTTTAAACCGTATTGGAAGCAGACGCTGCTCGTAATGGTTATCTTATCTATTTCCTCTTTCCTGGGTATTTTACCGCCCCTATTGATTCAGCGAATCATCGACCGGGCTCTTCCAAATAAAGATTTCCATTTGCTGCTTCTGCTTGTGCTTGCCTCCCTCGGCACTACAGTGGTTTCAGGGTTAATTGGCGTACTGCAGAATTATCTGAATTCGTATATTTCGCAAAATATTGTCTTTGATATGAAAAATCAAATGTACCAGCATCTGCAACAAATGCCGCTGCAATTTTACTCGTCCGTCAAGCAGGGTGAAGTCATTACGAGAATGACTAGTGACATTTCGGGAATTCAGGGTGTTTTTAGCAGTACGGTAGTTAATTTCGCTAGTAATCTATTTATACTCGTCACTACTGGGGTAACGCTTTTTGTAATGAACTGGAAGCTGGCCCTGCTGGGGATCATTGTAGTTCCCTTGTTCATTTTCCCCACTCGCAAAATGGGCAACGTACGCTGGAAACTGGCTAAACAGACGCAGGAGAAGGTCTCCGAGCAAAACCAGATCATCCAAGAAACGTTGAGCATCAGCGGTTATATGTTAATGAAGCTGTTTACTAAGGAGGCGCAGGAATTCAAAGGTTTCCGTACGATCAATGCGGAATCAACGCGTCTACAAATCAGGGAATCCACAGCTGGCCGCTGGTTTATGATGACGTTAACTACCTTTACCAGCATTGGGCCAATGCTTATTTATTTATATGGAGGTTATCTATTTATTCAAGGGGATCTTACAGTAGGGTCGATTATCGCTTTTGTAGCGCTGCTGGGCAGACTTTATGGCCCTGTTGGGCAAATGACCAATCTGTATGTAGATATTCGCAGATCGATTGCTCTCTTTGAACGTATTTTTGACTATTTTGATATGGAGCCCCTAATCGTGGATCAACCGCAGGCCGTCGCTATGAACACAATGGGTAAAGACATCACCTTTGAGCACGTTAGCTTTGCCTACCAGAAGGATAAGCCTGCCCTAAGTAACATCACTTTCACCGCTGTTTCGGGAACGATGACTGCACTGGTCGGACCTAGCGGAGCCGGCAAAACTACGATCACCCACTTGATTCCGCGCATGTATGAACTAGATGCCGGGCATATCCGCATTGGCGGCATTGATATTCGCAAACTCACCCTGGAATCTCTGCGCTCACAGATTGGATTGGTCACACAGGACACTTATCTGTTTAATGGAACCATTAAAGAAAATCTATTGTATGCGAGCAGCGATGCAACCGATCAAGACATTATTGAAGCTTGCAAAGCTGCATATATCCATGATTTTATTGTGGAATTACCAGAGGGGTACGACACGGTAGTTGGGAATCGAGGCATCAAGCTGTCCGGTGGTGAGAAGCAAAGAATCTCCATCGCCCGAGTACTGTTGAAGAATCCAGCGATTATCATTATGGATGAAGCCACATCATCTCTTGATACAATCTCCGAATTCTATATTCAACAAGCGATGTATAAGTTATTGCAGAACAAAACAAGCATTGTCATCGCTCACCGGCTCTCCACCATTATGGCTGCAGACAAGATTCTTGTTGTCCAGCAGGGAGCCATCGCTGAAGAAGGCAGCCATGAACAGCTGCTCGAGAAGCGTGGTGTATATAAAGATCTGTATGATAAACAGTTTGAGCGTAAAATATTCGCCTAG
- a CDS encoding pseudouridine synthase codes for MRINKYISETGFCSRRETDRLIAAGRITIGGIVCEAGAEVAPGDDVRIDGEAIPDQKGENVYLALNKPVGITCTAASHVAGNIIDFVNYPSRIFAIGRLDKTSEGLILLTNDGAIVNKMMRSENGHEKEYVVTVDKPVTVQFLQAMSGGVDILEVRTKPCELYEISECVFGIILTQGLNLQIRRMCKALGYRVLQLERIRIMNITLNGLERGSWRKLCEEELNLLLSQLD; via the coding sequence ATGCGGATCAATAAATACATAAGTGAAACGGGCTTTTGCTCTAGAAGAGAAACCGACCGGTTAATTGCTGCTGGACGGATTACTATTGGTGGCATAGTTTGTGAAGCTGGTGCTGAAGTGGCGCCGGGGGATGACGTTAGGATTGATGGAGAAGCTATTCCCGATCAAAAAGGTGAGAATGTTTATCTTGCTCTGAATAAGCCAGTGGGCATTACTTGTACAGCAGCCAGCCATGTGGCGGGCAATATTATTGACTTCGTGAATTATCCTTCACGAATCTTTGCCATTGGCAGATTGGACAAAACGTCTGAGGGTCTCATTTTATTAACGAATGATGGAGCAATCGTCAATAAAATGATGCGTTCAGAAAACGGCCATGAGAAGGAATATGTGGTGACGGTAGACAAGCCGGTTACGGTGCAATTTCTACAGGCGATGTCTGGTGGTGTAGACATCCTTGAAGTTAGAACCAAGCCTTGTGAGCTGTACGAGATTAGTGAATGTGTATTTGGTATTATCCTGACCCAAGGCCTTAACCTGCAAATACGCAGAATGTGCAAGGCGTTGGGTTACCGAGTGCTGCAGCTGGAACGGATCAGAATTATGAATATTACCTTGAACGGGCTGGAAAGAGGGAGCTGGAGAAAGCTGTGCGAGGAAGAGCTTAACCTCCTGCTCTCACAGCTGGATTAG
- a CDS encoding DUF3934 family protein — translation MAKSKGGGTGRGTGSKGWTRWNKTAKPVKGLTAAGYPIKKDTAKGKSGNTDGGSK, via the coding sequence ATGGCAAAAAGCAAGGGTGGCGGCACGGGTAGAGGAACTGGCAGTAAGGGCTGGACACGCTGGAACAAAACAGCAAAGCCAGTAAAAGGTCTTACCGCCGCGGGCTATCCCATTAAAAAAGACACCGCAAAAGGTAAAAGCGGGAATACAGATGGAGGCAGCAAATAA
- the asd gene encoding aspartate-semialdehyde dehydrogenase gives MSSKLKVGIVGGTGMVGQRFIELLENHPWFEVVAIAASPNSAGRTYEEAVSGRWKLASALPESVKKIMVKDASKVDEVAAEVDFIFCAVDMKKDEIKALEEAYARTGTPVISNNSAHRWTPDVPMVIPEINPEHLEVIAQQRKRLGTTTGFIAVKPNCSIQSYMPTLHALNDFKPTKVVVTTYQAISGAGKTFADWPEMLDNVIPYIGGEEEKSEQEPLRIWGSIEDGAIVKSELPIITSQCIRVPVADGHLAAVFVSFEKKPSKEEILNLWKTFKGRPQELELPSAPKQFITYFEEENRPQTRLDRDIEKGMGISAGRLREDTLYDYKFVSLSHNTLRGAAGGAVLIAELLKAEGYIQPK, from the coding sequence ATGTCAAGCAAGCTTAAAGTAGGTATAGTAGGCGGCACAGGAATGGTGGGGCAGCGATTTATCGAACTTCTTGAGAATCATCCCTGGTTTGAGGTAGTTGCGATTGCTGCCAGCCCTAATTCAGCAGGCAGAACTTATGAAGAAGCGGTATCAGGTAGATGGAAGCTGGCTTCAGCATTGCCCGAAAGTGTCAAGAAAATCATGGTAAAGGATGCCTCCAAGGTTGATGAAGTAGCTGCAGAAGTCGATTTTATTTTTTGCGCTGTCGATATGAAGAAAGATGAGATTAAAGCGCTCGAGGAAGCTTATGCTCGCACGGGGACTCCAGTAATTTCGAATAACTCGGCACATCGTTGGACTCCGGACGTACCTATGGTTATTCCAGAGATCAATCCAGAGCATCTGGAGGTTATTGCACAGCAAAGAAAACGTTTGGGCACTACAACAGGCTTTATCGCTGTGAAACCCAATTGCTCGATTCAGAGCTATATGCCTACGCTACATGCTCTTAATGACTTCAAACCCACTAAGGTTGTTGTCACAACCTATCAAGCGATTTCCGGTGCCGGCAAGACCTTTGCGGATTGGCCAGAGATGCTTGATAACGTGATTCCCTACATCGGTGGGGAAGAGGAGAAGAGTGAGCAAGAGCCTTTGCGTATTTGGGGCAGTATTGAGGATGGGGCCATCGTAAAGAGTGAGCTGCCGATCATTACTTCGCAATGTATTCGTGTGCCTGTGGCTGATGGCCATCTGGCTGCGGTATTTGTCTCCTTTGAGAAGAAACCATCTAAAGAAGAAATTTTGAATCTCTGGAAGACCTTCAAAGGACGCCCGCAGGAGCTGGAACTGCCAAGTGCACCTAAACAGTTCATCACCTATTTCGAAGAGGAGAATCGTCCTCAGACAAGACTGGATCGGGATATTGAGAAGGGTATGGGTATCTCCGCAGGTAGACTGCGTGAAGACACTCTTTACGACTACAAATTCGTGAGCCTCTCCCACAATACACTGCGCGGTGCTGCAGGTGGCGCGGTATTGATTGCCGAGCTGCTGAAGGCTGAAGGGTATATCCAACCTAAATAA
- a CDS encoding VWA domain-containing protein has protein sequence MNPGREASTVSRWRLILGQEAEGQLSSYCEGGNLALSDEEQIMDAALAAIYDDTSVVSSGGTSSGSGKGKGAGSGHAAIHLSKWLGDVRTFFPEDVVSIIQNDAMERKGWKQLLFEPELLATVKPDIQLVGTLLSLKGKIPEKTKDTARQLVQAVVDDLVKLLETDIRRAVTGALNKRQHSPLPSLSGLDWKRTIQRNLKHYDTERKLIIPERFYYFDRARRSKEWTVIVDIDQSGSMADSIIWASIIGSIFASIPSLNTRVVVFDTEVVDLTEQCGNDPVDMLFGIQLGGGTDIHKSVKYCEQFIEEPKKTLFIIVSDLYEGGNQSGLIRRMRELRESGVRTMCLLALSDGGKPFYDEQLAKQLSRDGTPCFACTPALLPALVEGALKGQDLAELSKRLGALQG, from the coding sequence ATGAACCCAGGCCGAGAAGCAAGTACTGTATCCCGTTGGCGGCTCATTCTGGGCCAGGAAGCGGAAGGACAATTATCCAGCTATTGTGAAGGCGGTAATCTGGCACTGAGCGACGAGGAACAGATTATGGATGCAGCACTGGCGGCCATTTATGATGATACCAGTGTGGTCAGCAGTGGTGGCACTTCCTCTGGCTCCGGCAAGGGCAAAGGAGCCGGATCAGGACATGCTGCCATCCATCTGTCCAAATGGCTGGGCGATGTACGCACTTTTTTTCCGGAGGATGTAGTCTCGATCATTCAGAATGATGCCATGGAACGTAAAGGCTGGAAGCAGTTGCTGTTTGAACCGGAATTGCTGGCTACGGTCAAGCCGGATATCCAACTGGTGGGAACGCTGCTGTCACTGAAAGGGAAGATTCCGGAGAAAACCAAGGATACGGCGCGCCAGCTTGTCCAAGCTGTCGTGGATGATCTGGTCAAGTTACTGGAAACGGATATTCGCCGTGCTGTGACTGGGGCGCTCAACAAACGTCAGCATTCTCCGCTGCCGTCATTAAGCGGTTTGGATTGGAAGCGGACAATCCAGCGAAATCTGAAGCACTATGATACGGAACGGAAGCTGATCATTCCGGAGCGTTTTTATTATTTTGACCGGGCGCGCCGCAGTAAGGAATGGACTGTTATTGTCGATATTGACCAAAGCGGCTCAATGGCTGACTCGATTATCTGGGCTTCCATTATCGGTTCAATCTTTGCCAGCATTCCGTCCCTGAATACACGGGTAGTGGTATTTGACACGGAGGTTGTAGATTTGACCGAGCAATGTGGCAATGATCCTGTAGATATGCTGTTTGGTATACAACTGGGCGGAGGGACGGATATCCATAAGTCGGTCAAGTATTGCGAGCAGTTTATTGAAGAGCCAAAGAAGACGCTGTTTATCATTGTCTCGGATCTGTACGAAGGAGGCAATCAGTCTGGGCTTATCCGCCGGATGCGTGAACTGCGAGAATCTGGTGTTCGAACGATGTGTCTGTTGGCTTTGTCAGACGGGGGAAAGCCCTTCTATGATGAACAGCTTGCCAAGCAGCTCTCCCGAGATGGGACTCCTTGTTTTGCCTGTACACCTGCTTTATTGCCTGCGTTGGTGGAAGGTGCACTTAAAGGGCAGGATTTGGCGGAGTTATCCAAACGGTTGGGAGCGCTTCAAGGGTGA